Within the Herbaspirillum sp. RTI4 genome, the region GACTCCGCGACCAGATCGATCAGCGTTTTGAGTTTCCTTAAATCCATGTGCTTGCCTTAGAAAAAATTGAATAACTGATTGATAACCTGCTGAAAAGCGACCGGGTAAATCAATGGCTAAAGTAAAGGTGCCGTGCGCTACATCACAACTGTATTAAGGAACCTTAAAGTTCTGATAACGCATGGCTCAGGGCGAGGCGATAACCGTCTACGCCCAATCCGCAAATCACGCCCTTGGCAATACCCGACAAATAAGAAAAATGCCGGAATTCCTCGCGCTGATGAATATTGCTGATGTGTACTTCAATAAAGGGAATCGCCACTGCCGCCAAGGCATCGCGCAGGGCGACACTGGTGTGCGTGAAGGCGGCCGGATTGATGATGATCGCATCAATTGCCTGCTGTTTGGCAAGGTGGATGCGATCGATCAGAGCGCCTTCGTGGTTGCTTTGAAAATACTGAAGTGCGGCACCCGCTGCCTCAGCCTGTCGCAACGCTGCCTGTTCGATATCGGCCAGCGTAGATGCTCCATACACCTCAGGCTCCCGGGAGCCGAGCAGGTTCAGATTCGGACCATTGAGGAGGAGGAGATTTTTTGCCATGAATTTGGTCACGTTTAACGACGATAGCGGCATTTTGCCGTCAAATAGCCGAGTTTGGCAAGAAAAACTTTATATCAGGGAGCTTGCAGCAGTTTCAGGTCCTTATGTAATTCGTCGAACTTGATGCTGCCAAGATAAGATTTCTTGATCGTGCCATCGGCACCGACCAATAAAGTGAAGGGCAAACCGCCGCTGGCATTGCCCAATTGTTGCAAAGCCTCGGTCGCGCCGGTTCCTGCAAGGTACAGAGGATAAAGGATATGGAACTTTTCTGCAAATTCATCGATGTTTTTCGAAGAATCGACGCCGATGCCGATAATTTGAATCGGCGCGATTTCTTTGCTCAAGGCATTCAGGGCCGGCATTTCCTCAACACACGGCGCGCACCAGGTCGCCCAGAAATTGATAATGAGCGGCTTGCCGCGCCATTGCGCCAGAGCTTGTGGTGCCGTTTTCGCGCCTGGCCCTGCCTGCGGCATATCCTGCGACAACAAATGAGCCAGTGCCTGATCTTGTGGTGTACCGGGCGTGTGGCGGAGCACGCCAAAATAGACGCCGGCAGCGACGGCCAAAATAGCAATGGCAACAAACAGAGCGATGCGTTTCATGGGAGGCCGGGAAAAAGTGGAGGGGTTTTCAGCTTGTTTCTTGCAACAAGCGGCGTACAGCCGGCAAATCGGCCCGTTCACCGGGTTTGGCAACGCCTGCGTGCAGATCGTCGCAATGATACAGGGTCAGATGAACGCCTTCGGCATCGGCGTCTGGCTGCGGCAGCAAAAAGCTCAGGACTTCCACCGTTTCCCGTCCGCGCCTTCCTTTCATCGGTTCGCCGACCGACACTTCAAAGCGCAGATTTTTATTCAGCAGGAAAATTTCGACATCTTTGGGGCTGAGCGTAAACAGATGCAAGTGGATGTCCGAATGCGCGCCGGCAGTGCCCTTGAGGACCGCGCCGGTCAGATAAGGCGAGAACTGGGCCAGATCCTCCATTACCTGAAGCGCCAGACGACGCAGGTGCGCCAGCCGCGCCGGTTGGGTATCGGCAAAGAACAGTTCGTTGTAAATGCGGACTTCTTCTTCGATCAGGGCGTTATCCGGCAGCGCATCGCGCTGTTCCTGATCGCCCAGCACCATTCGCGCCGCCCGGCGCTTGGCGCTGCCGTAGTCGGCACCTTCTTCGGCAATCATGCGGGCGGCGGCAGCGGCGATTTCGGCGCGCAGCAGATCGAGTGCGGAAAACGGCGGGAGTGAAGGGGCGTTTGGCATGGCCTGCATCATAACCCTTCTAACCTTGAGCCGCCGGTCAGGTAAAATCCGGGGATTCTTTAATTCCGGGCCTCATCGCCGGCTGCGCTGCCATTGCGGCAAATAATAGCGGTCGCGTTGCCGTCCCTCACCCGGCGCTCACTCATTCGTATGCACATTCATATCCTCGGTATTTGCGGCACATTCATGGGCGGGCTGGCCGTCCTCGCCAAGCAGGCCGGCCACCGCGTCACGGGTTGCGACGCTAACGTCTATCCGCCGATGAGCACCCAGCTGCAAGAGCAGGGCATCGAACTGATTCAGGGCTTCGATCCGCAACAGATCGCCTTGCAGCCTGACGTCTTTGTCATCGGCAACGTGATTTCACGCGGCAACGCGCTGATGGAAGAAATTCTGAACCGTGGTTTGCCCTATATTTCCGGCCCGCAGTGGATGGGCGAACACATTTTGCGGGACAAATGGGTGCTGGCCGTCGCCGGTACCCACGGCAAGACGACCACATCGGCCATGCTGGCGTGGATATTGGAAGACGCCGGCTATGCGCCGGGTTTCCTGATCGGCGGCGTGCCGCTCAATTTCGGCATCTCGGCGCGCTTGGGTGGCGTGGGTGCCA harbors:
- the aroQ gene encoding type II 3-dehydroquinate dehydratase; amino-acid sequence: MAKNLLLLNGPNLNLLGSREPEVYGASTLADIEQAALRQAEAAGAALQYFQSNHEGALIDRIHLAKQQAIDAIIINPAAFTHTSVALRDALAAVAIPFIEVHISNIHQREEFRHFSYLSGIAKGVICGLGVDGYRLALSHALSEL
- a CDS encoding TlpA disulfide reductase family protein codes for the protein MKRIALFVAIAILAVAAGVYFGVLRHTPGTPQDQALAHLLSQDMPQAGPGAKTAPQALAQWRGKPLIINFWATWCAPCVEEMPALNALSKEIAPIQIIGIGVDSSKNIDEFAEKFHILYPLYLAGTGATEALQQLGNASGGLPFTLLVGADGTIKKSYLGSIKFDELHKDLKLLQAP